One window from the genome of Acuticoccus sp. I52.16.1 encodes:
- a CDS encoding arsinothricin resistance N-acetyltransferase ArsN1 family B, with protein sequence MRAAASWTIRLATLADAPAIAAIYAPVVETTAISFEEVVPDAEEIARRIAATLGPWPYLVAERDGAVAGYAYASAYRPRAAYRWSVEVTVYVDAAVRGGGAGTALYGRLLPLLIAQGYRAAFAGITLPNAGSVALHERLGFRHTGTDPAAGFKLGRWWDVGRWARPLRELGAAPPPATPLGDLDPTLLADILAGRAAA encoded by the coding sequence GTGCGCGCCGCCGCGTCGTGGACCATCCGTCTCGCCACGCTCGCCGATGCGCCCGCCATCGCCGCGATCTACGCGCCCGTCGTCGAGACCACGGCAATCTCGTTCGAGGAGGTCGTGCCGGACGCCGAGGAGATCGCCCGCCGCATCGCCGCCACCCTCGGCCCGTGGCCCTACCTCGTCGCCGAGCGGGACGGCGCGGTCGCCGGCTACGCCTACGCCTCGGCCTATCGCCCGCGCGCGGCCTACCGCTGGTCGGTGGAGGTGACGGTCTATGTCGACGCGGCGGTCCGGGGCGGTGGCGCCGGCACCGCGCTCTATGGGCGCCTGCTGCCGCTGCTCATCGCGCAGGGCTACCGCGCCGCCTTCGCCGGGATCACCCTCCCCAACGCCGGCAGCGTCGCCCTGCACGAGCGGCTCGGCTTCCGCCACACGGGGACCGACCCGGCCGCGGGCTTCAAGCTCGGCCGGTGGTGGGACGTCGGCCGCTGGGCGCGTCCGCTGCGCGAGCTGGGCGCCGCGCCGCCGCCGGCCACCCCGCTGGGCGACCTCGACCCCACCCTCCTGGCCGACATTCTCGCCGGCCGCGCCGCCGCCTGA
- a CDS encoding HPr family phosphocarrier protein: MSGTDEPGSQATELTLTLVNRRGLHARAAARFVRELEFFRADVAVSRDGQTVDGRSIMGLLMLGVPCGQSIALSITGPEAAAAAAALTNLVNDGFGERD; the protein is encoded by the coding sequence ATGAGCGGAACGGACGAGCCGGGCAGCCAGGCGACCGAGCTGACGTTGACGCTGGTGAACCGGCGCGGCCTGCACGCGCGCGCCGCCGCCCGCTTCGTGCGCGAGCTGGAGTTCTTCCGGGCCGACGTCGCCGTCTCGCGCGACGGGCAGACGGTGGACGGCCGCTCCATCATGGGCCTCCTGATGCTGGGTGTCCCGTGCGGCCAGTCGATCGCGCTGTCGATCACCGGACCGGAGGCGGCCGCAGCGGCCGCCGCCCTCACCAACCTCGTCAACGACGGGTTCGGAGAACGCGACTAG
- a CDS encoding NTP transferase domain-containing protein: MRFGPVPVGEAAGAILAHSQRLADRTLKKGHHLTAADAAALQASGLTEVTVARLAADDVHEDEAASALAQTVGGAGVRVAKADTGRANLFAEVDGLVTVDAAAVDALNAVDPALTLATLAAYKRVAVGRMVGTVKVIPFAVRRASLDGALGRVPRPILAVAPWTVTRVAALSTMLPTLKDSVATKTIRTFAARLADTGAEIVHDSRVAHEAPALARSLAEALRTSELAVVFAASAVVDEDDVIPEAIRLAGGRVERFGMPVDPGNLLVLGEVDGKPVIGAPGCARSPKENGFDWVLDRLLAGIAVTGAEIAGMGVGGLLMETAARPHPRRGKGRAGKTAAVVMAAGRSSRMGANKLVAEVAGKPMVRHVAEAALASRADAVVVVTGHEPERVEAALEGLDVRYVHNPHYADGLSTSLRAGLTAIPEDAEAALILLGDMPLVTSEDCDKVLAGLAEPDTLVAIAAMDGARGNPVAWSRRLFPELKATEGDAGGRALLSRYGDHVTMVEIGRAAAMDADTPEALSAIRSAADIAAQD, translated from the coding sequence GTGAGGTTCGGGCCGGTCCCGGTCGGCGAGGCGGCGGGGGCCATCCTCGCCCATTCGCAGCGCCTCGCCGACCGCACGCTGAAGAAGGGCCACCACCTGACCGCGGCCGACGCCGCGGCCTTGCAGGCGTCCGGCCTCACCGAGGTCACGGTGGCGCGGCTCGCCGCGGACGACGTCCACGAGGACGAGGCGGCGAGCGCCCTGGCGCAGACCGTCGGCGGCGCGGGCGTGCGCGTCGCCAAGGCCGACACCGGGCGCGCCAACCTTTTCGCCGAGGTGGACGGGCTCGTCACCGTGGACGCCGCCGCGGTCGACGCGCTGAACGCCGTCGACCCGGCGCTGACCCTGGCGACGCTGGCGGCCTACAAGCGCGTCGCCGTCGGCCGCATGGTCGGCACCGTGAAGGTGATCCCGTTCGCGGTGCGGCGTGCGAGCCTCGACGGAGCGCTCGGCCGTGTGCCGCGCCCGATCCTGGCGGTCGCGCCGTGGACGGTGACGCGCGTCGCGGCGCTCTCCACCATGCTGCCGACGCTGAAGGACAGCGTCGCCACGAAGACGATCCGCACGTTCGCCGCCCGCCTCGCCGACACCGGCGCCGAGATCGTCCACGACAGCCGGGTCGCGCACGAGGCGCCGGCGCTCGCCCGGTCGCTCGCCGAGGCGCTGCGCACGAGCGAGCTGGCCGTGGTCTTCGCGGCATCCGCGGTGGTCGACGAGGACGACGTGATCCCGGAGGCGATCCGCCTCGCCGGCGGGCGCGTCGAGCGGTTCGGCATGCCCGTCGACCCCGGCAACCTCCTGGTGCTGGGCGAGGTGGACGGCAAGCCGGTGATCGGCGCGCCCGGGTGCGCCCGTTCGCCCAAGGAAAACGGGTTCGACTGGGTGCTCGACCGCCTGCTCGCCGGAATCGCGGTGACGGGGGCGGAGATCGCCGGCATGGGAGTCGGAGGGTTGCTGATGGAGACCGCGGCACGGCCGCATCCGCGGCGCGGCAAGGGGCGCGCGGGCAAGACCGCCGCCGTCGTCATGGCCGCGGGCCGGTCCTCGCGCATGGGCGCCAACAAGCTCGTGGCCGAAGTCGCCGGCAAGCCGATGGTGCGCCACGTCGCCGAGGCGGCCCTCGCCTCGCGCGCCGACGCGGTGGTCGTCGTCACCGGACACGAGCCGGAACGCGTCGAGGCGGCGCTCGAGGGGCTCGACGTCCGCTACGTCCACAATCCGCACTACGCCGACGGATTGTCCACCTCCCTGCGGGCCGGCCTCACGGCGATCCCCGAGGACGCCGAGGCGGCGCTCATCCTGCTGGGCGACATGCCGCTGGTGACGAGCGAGGATTGCGACAAGGTGCTCGCCGGCCTCGCCGAGCCGGACACGCTGGTCGCCATCGCCGCGATGGACGGGGCGCGGGGCAACCCGGTCGCCTGGTCGCGCCGGCTCTTCCCGGAACTGAAGGCGACCGAGGGCGACGCCGGCGGCCGGGCGCTGCTGTCGCGCTATGGCGACCATGTGACGATGGTGGAGATCGGCCGCGCCGCGGCGATGGACGCCGATACGCCCGAGGCGCTGAGCGCGATCCGCAGCGCGGCGGACATCGCCGCGCAAGACTGA
- a CDS encoding cell wall metabolism sensor histidine kinase WalK, which translates to MNVSERFNSAGQDGYSALRPRSFPWQTFGMTRLALRVAVLKVLGLTILLFVTLNQADISGKIAGAVLDGLLVETDSVMGTIERSLDSLAPVLTGFTPRDADGTPQPSAATPDLDGFLAGTMQGAPSRAQLFGINGMLLADSARVERASDDPRAANLAAIQEPPSDFATQWRDFFAGTATRNASPSSQAPLREVLAALGGVKTVRYGERGDGDAVVAVAAPILADDGRVIGALRLVSAPGQIVGPVREQEAAIIQGFIVAALLAVLMALVLAATISRPLVRLARAAERIKRGSVNTPIPALNASGEIGDLSRVLHEMTVALYTRIDAIDAFAAEVAHELKNPLTSLRGAVEVLPRARTEASRERLLEVIAHDVNRLDRLISDISAASKLDSELNRYRFELVDLHQLLRTIVDTQNELAAAQDMTVKLNWVSKTADVFINGNDIRLGQVFTNLIENARSFSPEGGIVIVTARNFSDFAEIMVEDEGPGIEEAAIERIFERFYTDRPADKGFGNNSGLGLAICRQIVEAHGGEIFAENRYQTTLSPSRVTEGARFTVRLPIVS; encoded by the coding sequence ATGAACGTCAGCGAGAGGTTCAACAGCGCCGGGCAGGACGGCTATTCTGCCCTGAGGCCGCGTTCCTTCCCGTGGCAGACGTTCGGCATGACGCGGCTGGCGCTGCGGGTCGCCGTCCTCAAGGTACTCGGGTTGACGATCCTGCTGTTCGTCACGCTGAATCAGGCGGACATCTCCGGCAAGATCGCCGGCGCCGTGCTCGACGGTCTGCTCGTCGAGACCGACAGCGTCATGGGCACCATCGAGCGCTCGCTGGACAGCCTCGCCCCGGTGCTCACCGGCTTCACCCCCCGCGACGCCGACGGCACGCCCCAGCCGTCCGCCGCCACGCCCGACCTCGACGGCTTCCTTGCCGGCACGATGCAGGGCGCACCCTCGCGGGCCCAGCTGTTCGGCATCAACGGCATGCTGCTGGCCGACAGCGCCCGTGTGGAACGGGCCAGCGACGATCCGCGCGCCGCCAATCTCGCCGCCATCCAGGAGCCGCCGTCGGACTTCGCGACGCAGTGGCGCGACTTCTTCGCCGGGACCGCCACGCGCAACGCCTCGCCCAGCAGCCAGGCGCCGCTGCGCGAAGTGCTCGCCGCGCTCGGAGGGGTGAAGACGGTGCGCTACGGCGAGCGCGGCGACGGGGATGCGGTGGTCGCGGTCGCGGCGCCCATCCTCGCCGACGACGGGCGCGTCATCGGCGCCCTGCGCCTCGTCAGTGCGCCGGGGCAGATCGTCGGCCCCGTGCGCGAACAGGAAGCGGCGATCATCCAGGGCTTCATCGTCGCCGCGCTCCTGGCGGTCCTCATGGCGCTGGTCCTCGCGGCGACGATCTCGCGTCCGCTGGTGCGGCTGGCGCGCGCGGCCGAGCGGATCAAGCGCGGCAGCGTCAACACGCCGATCCCGGCCCTCAACGCGTCGGGCGAAATCGGCGACCTGTCGCGCGTGCTGCACGAGATGACGGTCGCTCTCTACACCCGCATCGATGCGATCGACGCCTTCGCCGCCGAGGTGGCGCACGAGCTGAAGAACCCGCTCACCTCGCTGCGCGGTGCCGTCGAGGTCCTGCCGCGGGCCAGGACCGAGGCCTCGCGCGAGCGCCTGCTCGAGGTGATCGCCCACGACGTCAACCGGCTGGACCGCCTCATCAGCGACATTTCCGCCGCCTCCAAGCTCGACTCCGAGCTGAACCGCTACCGCTTCGAGCTGGTCGATTTGCACCAGCTCCTGCGCACCATCGTCGATACCCAGAACGAACTCGCCGCGGCGCAGGACATGACGGTGAAGCTCAACTGGGTGAGCAAGACCGCGGACGTCTTCATCAACGGCAACGACATCCGCCTGGGGCAGGTCTTCACCAACCTCATCGAGAATGCGCGCTCCTTCTCGCCGGAGGGGGGGATCGTCATCGTCACCGCGCGCAACTTCTCCGATTTTGCCGAGATCATGGTCGAGGACGAGGGACCCGGTATCGAGGAGGCGGCCATCGAGCGGATCTTCGAGCGCTTCTATACCGACCGCCCGGCGGACAAGGGCTTCGGCAACAATTCCGGCCTCGGGCTGGCGATCTGCCGGCAGATCGTCGAGGCGCACGGCGGCGAGATCTTCGCCGAGAACCGCTACCAGACGACGCTCAGCCCCAGCCGCGTCACCGAGGGGGCGCGCTTCACCGTGCGCCTGCCGATCGTCTCGTGA
- a CDS encoding HugZ family protein codes for MNNSASDARLARNLVHCCRDAALATLGPSGNPHASHVAVATLIDGSPVMLVSNLAVHTRNMARDRRASLLFVASDRGGDTNTRARVTVSGTLEPVNDAEVAKGRFLRRHPDAGLYADFADFSFWRLVPESAHLVAGFGRISDLTAGDLLAPGAEALVAMDPGACRHMNEDHLDALKLIAEVLGEAPEGDWHAVAIDPLGIDMVCAAGAGEIASRVEYDAPTTDGTGVRMALVALTKRARAMREAAAAAP; via the coding sequence ATGAACAATTCCGCCTCCGACGCACGCCTAGCGCGAAATCTGGTGCACTGCTGCCGGGACGCCGCGCTCGCGACGCTCGGCCCATCCGGGAATCCCCACGCCTCCCACGTCGCCGTGGCCACATTGATCGACGGTTCTCCCGTCATGCTGGTATCCAACCTCGCCGTCCATACCCGGAATATGGCACGAGATCGGCGCGCTTCGCTGCTGTTCGTCGCCTCCGACCGGGGTGGCGACACCAACACGCGGGCCCGCGTCACGGTGTCCGGCACGCTGGAACCGGTGAACGACGCCGAGGTCGCGAAGGGCCGCTTCCTGCGCCGCCATCCGGACGCCGGCCTGTACGCCGATTTCGCCGACTTCTCGTTCTGGCGCCTCGTACCGGAGAGCGCGCACCTCGTCGCCGGCTTCGGCCGCATCAGCGACCTCACCGCCGGCGACCTCCTGGCACCGGGTGCCGAGGCGCTCGTCGCCATGGACCCCGGCGCCTGCCGGCACATGAACGAGGACCACCTCGATGCACTGAAGCTGATCGCCGAGGTGCTCGGCGAGGCGCCCGAGGGCGACTGGCACGCCGTCGCCATCGACCCGCTCGGCATCGACATGGTCTGCGCCGCCGGTGCGGGCGAGATCGCCTCGCGGGTGGAGTACGACGCGCCCACCACGGACGGGACCGGCGTGCGCATGGCCCTCGTCGCCCTCACCAAGCGGGCCCGCGCCATGCGGGAGGCGGCCGCCGCCGCGCCCTGA
- a CDS encoding response regulator transcription factor, giving the protein MTQIALIDDDRNILTSVSIALESEGFDVTTYTDGASGLDGLTKAPPDLAVLDVKMPRLDGLELLRCLRRESDLPVIILTSKDDEIDELFGLRMGADDFITKPFSQRLLVERIRAVLRRSNAMRSDADRTAHTVLERGPLVMDTERHTTTWRGQPIVLTVTEFMILLSLAQRPGVVKSRNALMDAAYGDHVYVDDRTIDSHIKRLRKKFRQVDDHFDRIETLYGAGYRLKDE; this is encoded by the coding sequence ATGACGCAGATCGCCCTGATCGACGATGATCGCAACATCCTCACCAGCGTGTCCATCGCTTTGGAAAGCGAAGGATTTGACGTCACGACCTATACCGACGGGGCCAGTGGGCTCGACGGACTGACCAAGGCGCCGCCGGACCTCGCGGTCCTGGACGTGAAGATGCCGCGGCTCGACGGATTGGAGCTTCTGCGGTGCCTGCGCCGCGAATCCGACCTTCCCGTCATAATCCTGACGTCGAAAGACGACGAAATCGACGAACTTTTCGGCCTGCGCATGGGGGCCGACGACTTCATCACCAAGCCGTTCTCGCAGCGCCTCCTGGTGGAGCGGATCCGCGCCGTTCTGCGCCGCTCCAACGCGATGCGCAGCGATGCCGACCGCACCGCTCACACGGTGCTCGAGCGTGGTCCGCTGGTGATGGACACCGAGCGCCACACGACGACCTGGCGCGGCCAGCCCATCGTGCTGACGGTGACGGAGTTCATGATCCTCCTGTCGCTGGCGCAGCGCCCCGGCGTGGTCAAGAGCCGCAACGCGTTGATGGACGCGGCCTACGGCGACCACGTCTATGTCGACGATCGGACGATCGACAGCCACATCAAGCGGCTGCGCAAGAAGTTCCGGCAGGTCGACGACCACTTCGATCGGATCGAGACGCTCTATGGCGCGGGCTACCGGCTGAAGGACGAGTAG
- a CDS encoding exopolysaccharide biosynthesis protein — translation MAKQDTTEDLVALIDRIKDKTDGDEVSVDDLVEAVGRRAFGPLFIITSLIAVLPTGMIPGMSILTGTIMLILSIQLLFGSDRIWMPDFIAERTMPREKLVSSLDKMRPRAEWVSRFIGPRMSFFLHPPFHQMVALTGVVVSLSMYPLAVVPFGAFPAGLSLLVIGLGLSVRDGLLIAAGIAVGVFGLVVAVFAWPF, via the coding sequence ATGGCGAAGCAGGATACCACCGAAGATCTCGTCGCTCTCATCGACCGGATCAAGGACAAGACCGACGGCGATGAGGTCTCGGTCGACGATCTCGTCGAGGCGGTGGGGCGGCGTGCCTTCGGCCCGCTCTTCATCATCACCTCGCTGATCGCCGTCCTGCCCACCGGCATGATCCCCGGCATGAGCATCCTGACCGGCACGATCATGCTCATCCTGTCGATCCAGCTCCTGTTCGGCTCGGACCGCATCTGGATGCCCGATTTCATCGCCGAACGCACAATGCCGCGCGAGAAGCTGGTCTCCTCGCTCGACAAGATGCGCCCGCGGGCCGAGTGGGTCAGCCGCTTCATCGGCCCGCGGATGAGCTTCTTCCTGCACCCGCCTTTTCACCAGATGGTGGCGCTGACCGGGGTCGTCGTCTCGCTGTCGATGTACCCGCTGGCGGTGGTGCCCTTCGGCGCCTTCCCGGCGGGCCTGTCGCTGCTGGTGATCGGCCTCGGCCTCTCGGTGCGTGACGGGCTTCTGATCGCCGCCGGCATCGCCGTCGGCGTCTTCGGTCTGGTGGTCGCGGTGTTCGCCTGGCCCTTCTGA
- a CDS encoding PTS sugar transporter subunit IIA has product MIGLVLVTHGRLAQELRSALEHVVGAQEAVEPISIEPDDDIEQRRADIVEAVGRVDRGQGVVILTDMFGGTPSNLAISVMPQGNIEVIAGVNLPMLVKLSSARATMPLTQAVAAAKDAGIKYISVASHVLSGK; this is encoded by the coding sequence TTGATCGGATTGGTGCTCGTCACGCACGGACGGTTGGCACAGGAGCTGCGCTCGGCGCTGGAGCATGTGGTCGGCGCGCAGGAAGCGGTCGAACCCATCTCCATCGAGCCCGACGACGATATCGAGCAGCGCCGTGCCGACATCGTCGAGGCCGTCGGCCGGGTCGACCGCGGCCAGGGCGTCGTCATCCTGACCGACATGTTCGGCGGCACGCCCTCCAACCTCGCCATCTCGGTCATGCCCCAGGGCAACATCGAGGTCATCGCCGGGGTGAACCTGCCGATGCTGGTCAAGCTCTCCTCCGCGCGGGCGACGATGCCGCTGACTCAGGCCGTCGCCGCCGCGAAGGACGCCGGGATCAAGTACATCAGCGTCGCGTCGCACGTCCTGTCGGGAAAATGA
- a CDS encoding phosphatase PAP2 family protein, protein MLDRVRRFVELKVLAVALVVGACLWAFFGLVDEVLEGETHAFDSALLLALRNPDDLSDPVGGPAVEEMARDITAFGGITVVTGVTFAVCGLLALLGKVRTMLFVAVAVIGGAVLSTGFKHMFDRPRPDLVPHDVMVHSASFPSGHSMLSAVTYLTLATLFASVEARRSVKIYLIAWAVLVTVAVGVSRVYLGVHWPTDVAAGWTAGAAWALGCWAVARWLQYRGGIEPAPPPRD, encoded by the coding sequence GTGCTGGATCGGGTGAGGCGGTTCGTGGAGCTGAAGGTGCTGGCGGTGGCGCTCGTGGTCGGGGCGTGCCTGTGGGCCTTCTTCGGCCTGGTCGACGAAGTGTTGGAGGGCGAGACCCATGCGTTCGACTCCGCGCTGCTCCTCGCCCTGCGCAACCCGGACGATCTCAGCGACCCCGTCGGCGGCCCGGCGGTCGAGGAGATGGCGCGCGACATCACCGCCTTCGGCGGCATCACCGTGGTCACGGGCGTGACCTTCGCGGTGTGCGGCCTGCTGGCGCTGCTGGGCAAGGTGCGCACGATGCTCTTCGTCGCCGTGGCGGTGATCGGCGGGGCGGTGCTCTCCACCGGCTTCAAGCACATGTTCGACCGGCCTCGTCCGGACCTCGTCCCGCACGACGTGATGGTGCATTCGGCGAGCTTCCCCAGCGGCCACTCGATGCTGTCGGCGGTCACCTACCTCACGCTGGCGACGCTGTTCGCCAGCGTCGAGGCGCGGCGCTCGGTGAAGATCTACCTCATCGCGTGGGCGGTGCTGGTGACGGTCGCGGTGGGGGTCAGCCGGGTCTATCTGGGCGTCCACTGGCCGACCGACGTCGCGGCCGGGTGGACGGCGGGCGCGGCCTGGGCACTCGGCTGCTGGGCCGTGGCGCGCTGGCTGCAATATCGCGGCGGGATCGAGCCGGCGCCCCCGCCGCGGGATTGA
- a CDS encoding XdhC family protein: MIEDPMDVAERWAREGRRVALATVVDTWGSAPRPVGSHLVIDGEGAFEGSVSGGCVEGAVIAEAVDIAAGAPAKLLEFGVADETAWEVGLSCGGTIRIYVEPLEANA, from the coding sequence ATGATCGAGGATCCGATGGACGTGGCCGAGCGCTGGGCGCGCGAGGGACGGCGTGTCGCGCTGGCGACCGTGGTCGACACGTGGGGCTCCGCACCGCGCCCCGTGGGCAGTCACCTGGTGATCGACGGCGAGGGCGCGTTCGAGGGGTCCGTCTCCGGCGGCTGCGTCGAAGGGGCGGTGATCGCCGAGGCGGTGGACATCGCCGCGGGCGCGCCGGCCAAGCTGCTGGAATTCGGCGTCGCCGACGAGACCGCCTGGGAGGTGGGCCTCTCCTGCGGCGGCACCATCCGCATCTACGTCGAGCCGCTGGAGGCGAACGCGTGA
- a CDS encoding XdhC family protein — MKLSDLKAVNAARAERRLCAVVTPLDGSPSRVVFAAEAAADPLAAVLARRFASGTSGREAEAGVFVRVHRPPPRLVVIGAVHVTQTLAPMAEAVGFEVRIIDPRGAFATEERFGAFDLVAEWPDAGSMTLDAETAVTTLTHDPKIDDPAIIAALEADCFYIGALGSRKTHAKRVDRLTAAGFTADAIGRIHAPIGLPIGAASPPEIAVAVLAEVIAALRGAEHKVAPERKAA; from the coding sequence GTGAAGCTCTCCGACCTGAAGGCCGTCAACGCGGCGCGTGCCGAGCGGCGCCTGTGCGCAGTGGTCACGCCACTGGACGGCTCGCCGAGCCGCGTCGTCTTCGCCGCGGAGGCGGCGGCCGATCCGCTGGCCGCGGTGCTGGCGCGCCGCTTCGCCTCCGGCACCTCGGGGCGGGAGGCGGAGGCGGGCGTGTTCGTGCGCGTCCACCGGCCGCCGCCGCGGCTCGTGGTGATCGGCGCCGTCCACGTCACGCAGACGCTGGCGCCGATGGCCGAAGCGGTCGGCTTCGAGGTGAGGATCATCGACCCGCGCGGCGCCTTCGCCACCGAGGAGCGCTTCGGCGCCTTCGACCTCGTCGCCGAATGGCCGGACGCGGGGTCGATGACGCTGGACGCCGAGACCGCCGTCACCACGCTGACGCACGACCCGAAGATCGACGATCCGGCGATCATCGCGGCCCTCGAGGCCGACTGCTTCTACATCGGCGCGCTGGGGAGCCGGAAGACCCACGCCAAGCGGGTCGACCGGTTGACCGCGGCGGGCTTCACGGCCGACGCCATCGGCCGCATCCACGCGCCGATCGGCCTTCCCATCGGCGCCGCCTCGCCGCCGGAGATCGCCGTCGCGGTTCTGGCGGAGGTGATCGCGGCGCTGCGGGGGGCCGAGCACAAGGTCGCGCCGGAGCGCAAGGCAGCGTGA
- a CDS encoding HPr kinase/phosphorylase: MSGTVHASAVALDGAGVLIRGTSGAGKSTLARALVADFAARGRFARLVADDRVALDPRGERLIARVPPRLAGLVEVRGVGIVPVRHLAAVRLSLVVSLVPDAPRYPEEEGATVLLAGVAVAALCLSHHSVPASVLAVAAVLGSDGLTTATPQTQRPAT, encoded by the coding sequence GTGAGCGGCACCGTGCACGCCAGTGCCGTCGCGCTCGACGGGGCCGGTGTCCTCATCCGGGGGACCTCGGGCGCCGGAAAATCCACGCTGGCGCGGGCGCTGGTGGCGGATTTCGCCGCCCGGGGCCGCTTCGCCCGCCTCGTCGCCGACGACCGGGTGGCGCTCGATCCGCGCGGCGAGCGCCTCATCGCCCGCGTGCCGCCACGCCTTGCCGGCCTCGTCGAGGTGCGCGGGGTGGGGATCGTGCCGGTGCGCCACCTCGCCGCCGTGCGCCTCAGCCTCGTCGTGTCGCTGGTGCCGGACGCGCCGCGCTACCCGGAGGAAGAGGGCGCGACGGTGCTTCTGGCCGGGGTGGCGGTGGCCGCACTGTGCCTTTCCCACCATAGCGTGCCGGCATCCGTGCTCGCCGTAGCCGCGGTTCTCGGCTCGGACGGGTTGACGACAGCCACGCCGCAGACACAACGTCCGGCGACGTAG